The following proteins are encoded in a genomic region of Mycobacterium kiyosense:
- a CDS encoding putative short-chain dehydrogenase/reductase — MFGPLDKLRNKPTTSRDSLAVVTGAGSGIGAAFAVELGRRGGSVVCSDIDEAAAQRTAETINELGAKATAVRCDVSEYEEVAVLAEQAQAWFGAPPTLVINNAGVGAGGAPIGEVPLEDWQLTLGINLWGPIYGCQVFTPILREAGPSHAPRGIINVASAAAFGAAPGMAAYNVSKAGVLSLSETLAAELSGTAVRVTVLCPTFVKTNIVGSGLEAGRISEESSNLADRLMRWTGLSAEKVARVCLDTNDRGDLYCMPQLDAKIGWNIKRLAPGAYTRGVGLVMRVTSH; from the coding sequence ATGTTCGGACCACTGGACAAACTGCGCAACAAGCCGACCACCAGTCGCGACTCGCTGGCAGTGGTGACCGGAGCGGGCAGCGGCATCGGCGCCGCCTTCGCCGTCGAACTCGGCCGTCGCGGTGGCTCGGTGGTGTGCAGCGACATCGACGAGGCGGCCGCGCAACGTACCGCCGAGACCATCAACGAGCTGGGCGCCAAGGCAACGGCGGTGCGCTGCGACGTGTCCGAGTACGAGGAGGTGGCCGTCCTGGCCGAACAGGCGCAGGCCTGGTTCGGCGCGCCACCCACCCTGGTGATCAACAACGCCGGCGTCGGCGCCGGGGGTGCCCCCATCGGCGAAGTGCCGCTTGAGGATTGGCAGCTGACACTGGGGATCAACCTGTGGGGACCCATCTACGGCTGCCAGGTGTTCACTCCGATCCTGCGTGAAGCCGGCCCGTCACACGCGCCCCGCGGGATCATCAATGTCGCCTCGGCAGCTGCGTTCGGCGCGGCTCCCGGAATGGCCGCCTACAACGTCAGCAAGGCCGGGGTGCTCTCGTTGTCGGAGACGCTGGCGGCCGAATTATCCGGCACCGCAGTCAGAGTCACCGTGCTGTGCCCCACCTTCGTCAAGACCAACATCGTCGGTTCGGGCCTCGAAGCCGGACGCATCAGCGAGGAGTCCAGCAACCTGGCCGACCGGTTGATGCGCTGGACCGGCCTGTCGGCGGAGAAGGTCGCCAGGGTCTGCCTGGACACCAACGACCGCGGCGATCTGTACTGCATGCCCCAGCTCGACGCCAAGATCGGCTGGAACATCAAACGCCTTGCCCCCGGGGCTTATACCCGTGGAGTCGGCCTGGTAATGCGGGTGACCAGTCACTGA